In one Rutidosis leptorrhynchoides isolate AG116_Rl617_1_P2 chromosome 8, CSIRO_AGI_Rlap_v1, whole genome shotgun sequence genomic region, the following are encoded:
- the LOC139861097 gene encoding protein RETICULATA-RELATED 6, chloroplastic-like, whose protein sequence is MEAHTLRVFHCPNNVHVDTHHRITLHRTRTSITNKRRRCHVIISSVNNEDEVRPRRRDVLVTPLIAIGAYVLRSAVARADEKTVTESAGTAVSAVPVTEIEKEVVAPVKKEDVITSRIYDATVIGEPMAVGKDKGKVWEKVMNGRIVYLGEAEQVPTKDDKELEVEIVRNLAKRCAESNRQITVAMEAFPADLQSQLDQYIDKRIDGEELKKFVSHWPPQRWQEYEPLLNYCRDNGVRLVACGTPLKIIRTVQADGIRGLSKAERKAYAPPAGSGFISGFTSISRRPSKEINFPTQSIPFGPSSYLSAQARVVEEYTMSQIILNTVTNGPSGSTGLLVVLTGASHVVYGSRGIGVPARIGRKLQKKNQTVILLDPERQFIRREGEVPVADFLWYSAARPCTRNCFDRAEIARVMNAAGRRRDALPQDIQKGLDLGLVSPEVLQNLFDLEQYPLLSELTHNFQGFRERLLADPKFLHRLAIEETISVTTTIIAQYQKRKGRFLEEIDYVITDTIRGIVVDFFTVWLPAPTLSFLSFADDSNGPDSIDTLTGLLGSIPDNAFQKTLAGKDWNLGHRVASVVVGGMKLAGVGFVSSIGAVAASNVLYIARKVLNPGFMNKEQNKRSPILKTAVVYSGFLGTSANLRYQIIAGLVEHRLSDLFADQTLFVNLLSFVARTVNSYWGTQQWIDLARFTGLQAQKSEPSINLTIESANPATVGCETTEEAIVDEKENQQSMR, encoded by the exons ATGGAGGCCCATACTCTCCGAGTATTTCACTGTCCCAACAATGTCCACGTCGACACACACCACCGCATCACACTTCACCGCACACGCACTTCAATTACAAACAAACGGCGTCGTTGCCACGTCATCATCAGCTCAGTTAACAACGAAGACGAAGTTCGTCCGAGAAGACGAGACGTATTAGTTACGCCGTTAATTGCAATCGGAGCTTACGTACTCCGATCCGCAGTAGCTAGGGCAGATGAGAAGACGGTTACCGAGAGTGCCGGTACCGCCGTTTCGGCTGTTCCGGTGACGGAAATTGAAAAGGAAGTTGTTGCGCCGGTAAAGAAAGAGGATGTGATAACTTCGAGGATTTATGATGCGACGGTTATCGGAGAACCAATGGCGGTTGGGAAGGATAAAGGAAAGGTATGGGAGAAAGTGATGAACGGGCGAATTGTTTATTTAGGTGAAGCGGAACAAGTTCCGACTAAGGATGATAAGGAATTGGAGGTTGAGATTGTTCGAAATTTGGCGAAAAGGTGTGCGGAATCAAATCGACAGATTACGGTGGCGATGGAAGCATTTCCTGCTGATTTGCAATCACAACTTGATCAATATATTGATAAACG AATTGATGGAGAGGAGTTGAAGAAATTTGTGTCACATTGGCCACCGCAGCGATGGCAGGAATACGAGCCTCTTCTGAATTATTGTCGTGATAATGGAGTTCGATTAGTTGCTTGTGGTACTCCACTTAAG ATAATAAGGACTGTTCAAGCTGATGGTATACGTGGACTATCTAAGGCTGAGCGTAAAGCTTATGCTCCTCCAGCTGGATCAGGTTTCATTTCAGGCTTTACATCTATCTCACGTAGACCATCAAAGGAAATCAACTTTCCAACTCAGTCTATACCATTTGGGCCCAGTTCATATCTATCTGCACAAGCCAGGGTTGTTGAAGAGTATACCATGTCTCAGATAATCTTAAACACAGTTACAAATGGACCATCAGGATCAACCGGATTGTTGGTCGTACTGACTGGTGCAAGTCATGTTGTGTATGGATCAAGAGGGATTGGGGTACCTGCTAGAATTGGTAGGAAGTTACAAAAGAAGAATCAAACGGTTATATTACTTGATCCTGAAAGACAGTTTATTAGACGTGAGGGTGAAGTTCCTGTTGCTGATTTTTTGTGGTATTCTGCTGCTAGACCGTGTACACGAAATTGCTTTGATCGGGCTGAAATTGCTCGAGTCATGAATGCTGCTGGCAGAAGACGAGATGCTTTGCCACAG GATATTCAAAAAGGACTGGATCTTGGTCTGGTATCTCCTGAAGTACTGCAGAACTTGTTTGATCTGGAGCAGTATCCTCTTCTTTCAGAACTTACTCATAATTTTCAG GGTTTCAGAGAAAGATTATTGGCGGATCCCAAATTCTTACATAGATTAGCTATAGAGGAAACAATATCAGTAACAACTACCATCATAGCACAATATCAAAAACGAAAAGGAAGGTTCTTGGAAGAAATTGACTATGTCATAACAGACACCATCAGAGGAATAGTAGTTGATTTCTTCACAGTTTGGCTTCCTGCTCCtacattatcatttctatcatttgcTGATGATTCTAATGGGCCCGATAGCATAGATACACTAACGGGCCTACTTGGGTCCATACCAGATAATGCTTTTCAAAAAACGTTAGCTGGGAAGGACTGGAACTTAGGGCATAGAGTTGCTTCAGTGGTTGTTGGTGGTATGAAACTAGCTGGTGTTGGATTTGTTTCCAGTATTGGTGCTGTTGCAGCCTCGAATGTTTTGTATATTGCACGAAAGGTTCTTAATCCAGGTTTTATGAATAAGGAACAGAATAAAAGATCACCAATATTGAAAACTGCAGTTGTTTATAGTGGATTTTTGGGGACATCAGCTAATCTTCGGTACCAG ATAATTGCTGGGCTGGTGGAACATCGGCTATCAGATTTGTTTGCTGACCAAACGTTATTTGTGAATTTACTATCATTTGTGGCACGAACGGTCAATTCGTACTGGGGAACTCAG CAATGGATAGATCTTGCACGGTTTACGGGACTACAGGCGCAAAAGAGCGAACCATCCATAAACCTAACAATAGAGTCAGCTAATCCTGCGACGGTAGGTTGTGAAACTACAGAAGAAGCCATTGTTGATGAAAAGGAGAATCAACAATCGATGAGATGA